The Lycium barbarum isolate Lr01 chromosome 9, ASM1917538v2, whole genome shotgun sequence genome has a segment encoding these proteins:
- the LOC132609511 gene encoding probable xyloglucan glycosyltransferase 5 — MAPRLNFSEWWGKDKQRGTPVIVKMENPNFSIVEIDGPDNAFKPIEKSRGKNAKQVTWVLLLKANQAVGCLAWVATILWTLIGTIKNRLVFRQGVSLASEKLGKSSKLLFRIIKVCLGVSLFMLAFEVVAYFKGWHYFQNPNLYIIPHTSDVLGLFHIIYVAWLDFRADYIAPSVQKLSTFCTVLFLIQSLDRLVLCLGCLYIKCKKIKPRIEGDPFKSDDLEGSNNSYPMVLVQIPMCNEREVYELSISAVCQLDWPKDRLLIQILDDSDNECIQELIKSEVARWSQKGINIIYRHRLVRTGYKAGNLKSAMSCDYVKDYEFVAIFDADFQPTPDFLKQTVPHFKDNPELGLVQTRWSFVNKDENLLTRLQNINLCFHFEVEQQVNGVFLNFFGFNGTAGIWRIKALEESGGWLERTTVEDMDIAVRAHLNGWKFIYLNDVRVLCEVPESFEAYRKQQHRWHSGPMQLFRVCLPAIVTSKISIWKKANLILLFFLLRKLILPFYSFTLFCVVLPLTMFIPEAELPFWVVCYIPILMTLLNILPAPKSIPFIAPYLLFENTMSVTKFNAMVSGLFQLGSSYEWVVTKKAGRSSESDLLAAAEKDLKAFGASQISRGASESELSELNRLNKQKDETSTPVKKSNKIYRKELALAFLLLTASARSLLSAHGLHFYFLLFQGVTFLLVGLDLIGEQIS; from the exons ATGGCTCCAAGATTGAATTTTTCTGAGTGGTGGGGTAAGGATAAACAAAGGGGAACACCAGTGATAGTAAAAATGGAGAATCCCAATTTCTCCATTGTTGAAATTGATGGTCCTGATAATGCATTTAAGCCTATAGAAAAAAGTAGAGGCAAAAATGCTAAACAAGTAACTTGGGTTTTGTTACTTAAAGCTAATCAAGCTGTTGGTTGTCTTGCTTGGGTTGCAACAATTTTATGGACTTTAATTGGTACTATCAAGAATAGGCTTGTTTTCAGACAAGGTGTTTCACTTGCTAGTGAAAAACTTGGGAAAAGTAGTAAACTACTTTTCAGAATAATTAAGGTCTGTTTGGGTGTTTCATTGTTTATGTTGGCTTTTGAAGTTGTTGCTTACTTTAAAGGTTGGCATTATTTCCAGAATCCAAATTTGTATATAATACCACATACTTCTGATGTCTTGGGTTTGTTTCACATAATATATGTTGCTTGGTTGGATTTTCGCGCTGATTATATCGCGCCTTCAGTGCAAAAGTTATCCACATTCTGTACTGTTTTGTTCTTGATTCAGTCTTTAGATCGTTTGGTACTTTGTTTGGGTTGCTTGTACATAAAGTGCAAGAAGATTAAGCCAAGGATTGAAGGGGATCCGTTTAAGTCAGATGATCTCGAGGGATCAAACAACAGCTATCCAATGGTTCTTGTGCAGATTCCTATGTGTAACGAAAGAGAG GTATATGAGCTGTCTATATCAGCAGTCTGTCAACTTGACTGGCCGAAAGACCGTTTGTTGATTCAAATTCTTGATGACTCCGACAATGAGTGCATCCAAGAGTTAATAAAGTCAGAGGTTGCTAGATGGAGCCAAAAGGGTATCAACATAATTTACAGGCACCGTCTGGTTAGAACTGGTTACAAAGCAGGGAACCTGAAGTCTGCAATGAGTTGTGACTATGTGAAGGATTATGAATTTGTTGCAATCTTTGATGCAGACTTCCAACCAACTCCAGATTTTCTTAAGCAGACAGTCCCACATTTCAAG GATAATCCTGAGCTAGGATTGGTTCAAACAAGATGGTCATTTGTTAACAAGGATGAAAACTTGTTGACTCGTCTCCAAAACATCAATTTATGTTTTCATTTTGAGGTGGAACAACAGGTGAACGGGGTATTCTTAAACTTCTTTGGTTTCAATGGAACCGCTGGTATTTGGAGAATTAAAGCCTTGGAAGAGTCTGGAGGTTGGCTTGAGAGGACAACTGTGGAGGACATGGATATTGCTGTTCGTGCGCATCTCAATGGTTGGAAGTTCATATATCTTAATGATGTGAGG GTCCTGTGTGAAGTTCCTGAATCGTTTGAAGCTTATCGGAAGCAACAACATCGGTGGCATTCTGGCCCCATGCAACTTTTCCGAGTTTGTCTTCCTGCTATTGTTACTTCCAAG ATATCAATATGGAAGAAAGCCAACTTAatacttcttttctttttgttgagAAAACTCATTCTTCCCTTCTATTCATTCACATTGTTTTGCGTAGTTCTTCCTCTAACCATGTTCATTCCAGAAGCCGAGCTCCCTTTCTGGGTTGTTTGCTACATACCGATCCTCATGACCCTTCTAAACATCCTTCCCGCACCAAAATCCATTCCTTTCATCGCCCCCTACCTCCTTTTTGAAAACACTATGTCAGTGACGAAGTTCAACGCGATGGTATCTGGACTTTTCCAATTGGGAAGCTCATACGAGTGGGTTGTTACCAAAAAGGCAGGAAGGTCTTCCGAATCCGACCTACTGGCTGCTGCTGAAAAAGATTTAAAAGCATTTGGGGCATCGCAGATTAGTAGAGGGGCGTCGGAAAGTGAACTTTCTGAGCTGAACCGATTGAACAAACAGAAAGATGAAACTTCTACACCTGTTAAGAAGAGCAACAAAATATACAGAAAAGAACTAGCTCTTGCTTTCTTGCTCTTAACAGCGTCAGCTAGAAGCCTTTTATCTGCTCACGGACTCCACTTTTACTTCCTACTTTTTCAAGGAGTGACGTTCCTCCTCGTTGGTCTCGATCTTATTGGAGAGCAGATTAGTTAA